The sequence GCATCAGATCGACACCGACTTCGAGCGCCGCGAGGCCGAGCACCGGCGGCGTGCCGCATTGGAAGCGCTCGATCCCCGCGGCGGGATCGTAATCTTCTTCGAAATCGAACGGCCGCGCATGGCCGAACCAGCCCGACAAGATCGGCGTGGCGCCATGGTGCCGCGCGGCGGCGAAGAGATAGGCGGGCGCGCCCGGACCGCCGTTCAGGAACTTGTAGCCGCAACCGATCGCAAAATCGGCGTTCGCGCCGTTGAGGTCGACCGGAATCGCGCCCGCGCTGTGGCTCAGATCCCAGACGATAAGCGCACCGGCGTCGTGCGCCGCGCGCGTGATCGCCGCCATGTCGCGCACGCGGCCCGACTTGTAGTGAACCTGCGTGAGCAGGAGCACCGCAACATCGTCATTCAGCGCATCGACCACCTCCTCGGGCGCGACGGTCAGCGCCTTGACGCGCCCGCCCGAAAAGGCCTCGATGCCCTGCATCATATAGACGTCGGTGGGGAAGTTGGTTGCTTCCGACAGGATCACCGTGCGTTCGCGTCGCAAGGAAAGCGCGGCAGTCAAGGTCTTGAAGATATTGACCGAAGTGGAGTCGGTTGCGACGATCTCCCCAGCCTTGGCGCCGAGCAGCCGGGCGATCTTGTCGCCGATCCGCCGCGGCGCCGTCGACCATTCGGCGGCGAGCCACGAGGTAATCAGCCCCTCGCCCCATTCTTCGCCAATAACCCCCGCCAGCCGCTCGCCCGTCGCCCTGGGCAGCGCGCCGAGCGAATTGCCGTCAAGGTAGATCAAGCCTTCGCGCAGCTGGAAGCGCCTGCGAAAATGCGCGAGCGGATCGGCGGCGTCGAGCGCCGACACATCGGGGGCGGTCATCGTGCCGGTCATGCCATCTCCCTCAATATCGCGCGCACCGGGCTGGCGTCGGCGCCGACGATGCGCAGCGGCAGCGCAACGAGTTCGTATCGGCCGGGCGGCGCGTCATCGAGCACCAGCCCCTCCAATATCCGCATATCGGCCGCCTTCACCGCCTGATGCGCGTCGAGCGTTTTCGACTGTTCGGGGTCGAGCGAGGCCGCGTCGGTGCCGATCAGGCGCACACCCATGCGGCCCATTTTTTCGACCACTTCGGCCGCGATCGCGGTGAAATCGCTGTCCCATTCATCGTGCGGAAAACGCGCATAGGTGCGCAGCAGCACGCGCTCGGCGCCCTCGACCGCACCCCAATCGACATCGCCGACCTCGACCCGCCCGCGCGCGTGGCGCACGTCGAGCAGCACGCACGGTCCGATATAGGGTTCAAGCTCGCAGTCGGCCGACGAAGCGCCGTCATTGGCATAGTGGAGCGGCGCGTCGCCATGCGTTCCCGCGTGCAGCGGCGTGAACATGCCGCCGACATTGACCGGGCAGCCATCGCCGATCACCGCATGGCTGTGCAGCGCGAAGGCGGGCTCGCCCGGCCATACCGGCACCGCGGCGTGGAGCGGCTGCGAAATGTCCCAGATGCGGCTCATTGGCGCTCCCCCGTCGCATAGTCGCCACCCTCGCGCGGCGCGACCATCTCGGTGCGCATCGACCAGAGTTCGGGAAAGAAGCTGAGACCCAGCGCCTTGACGAGATAATTGACCCCCGACGAGCCGCCGGTGCCGGGCTTGTGCCCGATCACGCGCGCGACGGTCTTCATGTGCTTGAAGCGCCATTCCTGGAAATAATACTCCAGCGCGGTGATCTTTTCGGCGAGCATATAGAGGTCCCAATGATGCTCGGGGTCGGTGTAGATGGCGAGCCACGCCTGCTCGACCGCTTCCGACGCTTCATAGGGCTGCGTCCAGTCGCGCTCCAGATGATCGGCGGGAATGGCAAAGCCGCGCCGCGCGAGCAGCCGCAGCAGCTCGTCATAGAGCGACGGCGCCTCGAACGCCGCGCGCAGCCGCGCGGTGGCTGCGGCATCATCCTTGTGGACGATCATCATGTCGCCGCGCTTGTTGCCGAGCAGATATTCGAGCTCGCGATATTGCTGCGACTGAAAGCCCGAGGCGCGACGCAGGAAACCGCGAAAGGTCAGGAAATCATGCGGAGTCAGCGTCGCGAGCACTTCCCAGCTGTGGATCATGTGACGCTGGATCGTCGCGATGCGGTCAAGCCCCTTGCCCGCGACCGCCAGCCGGTCGGCCTTGATCGCGTCGTAAACGATCCGCCCCTCGTGCAGCACGAGTTTCAGCCACAGCTCCATCGTCTGGTGCATGATGATGAACAGCATCTCGTCGGGCTTGTCCGACACCGGCACCTGCGCCGACAGCAATTGCGCCGTCTGGATGTGCCGCGCATAGGTCAGCCCATTGTCCCACTGGATCGTCTCGCCGTCGATCTCGGTTTCAAAAACCTCGGTATCGCCGTCGCGCGTCTGCCTGATCATATGCCCGCCTCTCCGTCGCCCGACCACGGCGCCGCGGTCGGCAGGCGTCCTTCATAGGCGACATCGCCGCGCCACGCATCACCCGGCGCGATGGCCGGTTCGCTCGCGATCTTGCGATAGAGGCTGGCGAAATCGGCCTCCTCGGTCGCGCGCAGCAATTGCTCGAACCCCGCGACGACGAAATAGGTCTGCTGAAAGGCGTCGAAATGATAGCGCGTCCGCATCACGCGCTCGACGTCGAGCCAGACGCGCCGCGGTTCGGGCGCGGTCAGCGCAAAGGCCGTTTCGGCGAGGCTCGACAGCAGCCCGCCGCCGAAGGCGCGCAATTCGCCCTCCTCCACCACCAGCCCGAACTCGACCGTATAGAGCCAGAGCCGCCCGAGATAATCCGACGCCCCCAGCTTTTCGGCGCGCAATCCCGCCTCGCCATAAGCGACCAGAAAATCGCCGAAGGCCGGATCGGCCAGCATCGGCACATGCCCGAAAATGTCGTGAAACATGTCGGGCTCTTCGCTGTAGGCGATCTGTTCGGGCGGGCGCAGGAAATTGGCGGCGGGAAAGCGCCGGTTCGCCAGATGCTCGAAAAAGGGGGCGTTGGGAATCCAGCCGGGGACCGCGACGACTTCCCAGCCCGATGCGAGTTTCAGCCGCGCGTTAAGCTCGGCAAAGTCGGGAACGCCGGGTTTCAGCCCGCGCAACAGGTCGAGCCCGTCGAGGAAGGCGCGGCAGGCATAGCCGCCCAGCGCCGCCGATTGCCGGTCGAACAGGGTCTCCCACGTTCGATGCTGTTCCGGTGTGAAGGCCTGCCAATCCTGCCGCATCGTCCAGTCGGCCGCGACGCCTTCGGGCGGGGTGTCGAAAATGTGCGTCGCGGCCAAGCCTTCCTCCCAAGCTCTCGTTTCGCAGCGTAGCGCGGACCCGAGCGAACATTGTTCGGATTATCGGCCGTTGAGCCACGAGAGCCGAACAAACGTCCTTTCAATTCGACGTTTGCCGGAACATAATTCCGCCAAGCGGCGCGATGACCGCGCCATTTGACTACACAACGATTCGGGACGGAACGCATGGACAGGCTCGACTGGAAGATCATCGCCAACCTCGAACGCGACGGGCGGCTCTCCTATGCCGAGCTTGGCGAGCAAGTCGGCCTGTCCAAATCGCCCTGCTGGTCGCGGGTCAAGGCGCTGGAGGCGGACGGCGTGATCGCGGGCTATGCCGCGCGGATCGACCCCGAGACGATCGGTCTCGCGGTGCAGAGCTTTGTCGAGGTGCAGATCCGCTTCGACGCGCATGGCGAGTTCGAGGCGGCCGTGCTCGCGCACCCGGCCGTCGTCGAATGCCACACCACCGCCGGCGAAAGCGACTATCTGCTCAAGGTTTTCGCGCGCTCGGCCGACCATCTCGACGAGCTGCTGCGGCACAATCTGTCGAAACTGCCCGGTGTGCAGCGGCTCAAAACGGTCGTCTGCCTCAAGACGATCAAGCGCCACGGCGACCTGGCTGAATGGGCGCGCATCACCGAAGATCAGGGCAGAACACGCTAAATCGCTGTTTTGCCGATCGGATTGTCGCTACCGTCCACAGCCGCCCGAACCGCGCGGAAATAATCGCACCGAAACGGCGCAAATCCCCCTTAAATCCGGCATCATGCGCTCGTTAAAGCTCGCATGACCACCAAAGCGACAGCATCGAACGAGCCGGTAGGGCGGCTCATGGGTTGGCTGGGGCTTCGCCGCGCGCGCCGCGGCACCTCCGATGGCGGATATCCGCCCCCCGACCCCGGCGGCCCGCGCGACCTCGCGCGCGAGGCGCGTTACGAGCTCGCCGCCTCGATCACCTCCTTCCTCGTCGACAATGATCTCGAAGTTTCGCCCGCGAACCTGCTGATCGCGCATGGCGCCTTTTCGGGCAGCAATCCCCGGCTGGCGCGGCGCGTCGTGGCGCAGGCACAAAGTCCGCAGGGCATCACCCAGAAATGGCTGGACGAACTCGGCGAAGAGGAAAGCGGTCAGCCCGACCGCGTCGAACTCGACAAGCTGATGACGCGGCTCGAGGCGAATCTCGACGCCTTTCACACCAATACAAGGCAAGCGCGCTCCGCCACGAGCGATTACGGGATCGAACTCGAACAACATGTTTCCGACCTCGAGCAATTGCAAAAGACCGGCCGCATCGTTTCCAGCCTCGCCGATCTCGCCAAGGTCATGCTCGAACGGACGCGCAAG is a genomic window of Sphingopyxis sp. FD7 containing:
- a CDS encoding tryptophan 2,3-dioxygenase: MIRQTRDGDTEVFETEIDGETIQWDNGLTYARHIQTAQLLSAQVPVSDKPDEMLFIIMHQTMELWLKLVLHEGRIVYDAIKADRLAVAGKGLDRIATIQRHMIHSWEVLATLTPHDFLTFRGFLRRASGFQSQQYRELEYLLGNKRGDMMIVHKDDAAATARLRAAFEAPSLYDELLRLLARRGFAIPADHLERDWTQPYEASEAVEQAWLAIYTDPEHHWDLYMLAEKITALEYYFQEWRFKHMKTVARVIGHKPGTGGSSGVNYLVKALGLSFFPELWSMRTEMVAPREGGDYATGERQ
- the phhA gene encoding phenylalanine 4-monooxygenase, producing the protein MAATHIFDTPPEGVAADWTMRQDWQAFTPEQHRTWETLFDRQSAALGGYACRAFLDGLDLLRGLKPGVPDFAELNARLKLASGWEVVAVPGWIPNAPFFEHLANRRFPAANFLRPPEQIAYSEEPDMFHDIFGHVPMLADPAFGDFLVAYGEAGLRAEKLGASDYLGRLWLYTVEFGLVVEEGELRAFGGGLLSSLAETAFALTAPEPRRVWLDVERVMRTRYHFDAFQQTYFVVAGFEQLLRATEEADFASLYRKIASEPAIAPGDAWRGDVAYEGRLPTAAPWSGDGEAGI
- the kynB gene encoding arylformamidase, with translation MSRIWDISQPLHAAVPVWPGEPAFALHSHAVIGDGCPVNVGGMFTPLHAGTHGDAPLHYANDGASSADCELEPYIGPCVLLDVRHARGRVEVGDVDWGAVEGAERVLLRTYARFPHDEWDSDFTAIAAEVVEKMGRMGVRLIGTDAASLDPEQSKTLDAHQAVKAADMRILEGLVLDDAPPGRYELVALPLRIVGADASPVRAILREMA
- the kynU gene encoding kynureninase, whose translation is MTGTMTAPDVSALDAADPLAHFRRRFQLREGLIYLDGNSLGALPRATGERLAGVIGEEWGEGLITSWLAAEWSTAPRRIGDKIARLLGAKAGEIVATDSTSVNIFKTLTAALSLRRERTVILSEATNFPTDVYMMQGIEAFSGGRVKALTVAPEEVVDALNDDVAVLLLTQVHYKSGRVRDMAAITRAAHDAGALIVWDLSHSAGAIPVDLNGANADFAIGCGYKFLNGGPGAPAYLFAAARHHGATPILSGWFGHARPFDFEEDYDPAAGIERFQCGTPPVLGLAALEVGVDLMLEADMREVRRKSLALGDLFIELMRPLCDTYGFALASPQDHALRGSQVAYAHPQGYQIVQALKELDVIADFRTPDILRFGLTPLYLRYRDIVETARRLEIVCAMRAWDKPQYHQRAAVT
- a CDS encoding Lrp/AsnC family transcriptional regulator; its protein translation is MDRLDWKIIANLERDGRLSYAELGEQVGLSKSPCWSRVKALEADGVIAGYAARIDPETIGLAVQSFVEVQIRFDAHGEFEAAVLAHPAVVECHTTAGESDYLLKVFARSADHLDELLRHNLSKLPGVQRLKTVVCLKTIKRHGDLAEWARITEDQGRTR